Proteins from one Gasterosteus aculeatus chromosome 11, fGasAcu3.hap1.1, whole genome shotgun sequence genomic window:
- the asb16 gene encoding ankyrin repeat and SOCS box protein 16 isoform X1, protein MIYGTRAPVTPTISSRGCHVKGHISFHPHLPALPETGAGASGLGRRPASVGSQESDDQGPAAPSAQASSQAAAAPAGPGPCPPGPLQRHGGPQHLHVRGHERSVRGAEGPRHGQRPDGDGAGGDGVGPGDGYYELQVLAPSHTTPDTLLGAPFLSAGMWTLSSKMKQTSALRLAACGGRAGIVEELLFRGAEVNADPGGNTALHDACAGGHDACVQLLLSHGADPEVLAADGSAPLHLCTSAQSFQCAALLVDAGADVSVRMRESRLTPLHAVARRGLEEHVALFLAHGADVAATNQEGETPLNAACSAAERPSEAGRYLRVVQRLLSAGADPRTAGRKQHTPLHNACANCSPRIVEVLLQHGAEARVANCAGYTPMDCLIQVVEDYPGQQPEAVARSLLNHGAEPVAPKMLQLCVLSPATLEVMLNSYTSIPACEWMDSLPAEIREEHRPFFDLVRRRSAGPRSLQHLCRCAVRLRLGGRCFPAVRELDVPRSTRDYLLLRNDGTLL, encoded by the exons GTGTCATGTCAAAGGACACATTTCCTTTCACCCCCACCTCCCTGCGCTCCCTGAGACTGGAGCGGGAGCTTCAGGATTGGGAAGACGCCCGGCGAGCGTTGGCTCACAGGAGAGCGATGACCAGGGACCCGCTGCCCCGAGCGCCCAGGCCTCCTCCCAGGCAGCAGCGGCTCCAGCAGGTCCGGGCCCCTGCCCCCCAGGCCCGTTGCAGAGACACGGCGGTCCACAACACCTTCATGTGCGGGGACATGAAAGGAGTGTACGCGGTGCTGAAGGACCCCGCCATGGTCAACGCCCTGATGGAGACGGCGCAGGAGGAGATGGCGTGGGCCCCGGAGATGGGTATTACGAGCTCCAGGTCCTCGCACCATCTCACACGACACCCGACACACTCCTGGGAGCCCCTTTTCTGTCCGCAGGCATGTGGACGCTGAGCTCCAAGATGAAGCAGACTTCGGCGTTGCGCCTGGCGGCCTGCGGAGGACGCGCGGGGAtcgtggaggagctgctgtttcGCGGGGCCGAGGTGAACGCCGACCCCGGGGGAAACACGGCCCTGCACGACGCCTGCGCGGGCGGCCACGACGCCTGCGTCCAGCTGCTGCTTTCTCACGGGGCCGACCCCGAAGTGCTGGCAGCGGACGGCAGCGCCCCTCTCCACCTCTGCACCTCCGCCCAGTCGTTCCA GTGTGCCGCGTTGCTGGTAGACGCAGGCGCCGACGTCAGCGTGAGGATGAGGGAGTCGAGGCTCACGCCTCTGCACGCGGTGGCCCGCCGGGGCCTGGAGGAGCACGTGGCGCTCTTCCTCGCCCATGGAGCAGACGTGGCGGCCACAAATCAAGAGGGAGAGACCCCTCTGAACGCGGCGTGCTCCGCCGCCGAGAGGCCTTCCGAGGCCGGCCGCTACCTGCGCGTGGTCCAGAGGCTGCTGAGCGCGGGAGCCGACCCCAGAACTGCGGGCAGGAAGCAGCACACCCCTCTGCACAACGCCTGCGCAAACTGCAGCCCCCGGATCGTGGAGGTCCTGCTGCAGCACGGAGCCGAGGCACGTGTTGCCAACTGCGCGGGATACACGCCGATGGACTGTCTGATACAG GTGGTGGAAGATTACCCCGGCCAGCAGCCGGAAGCAGTAGCACGGTCACTTCTGAACCATGGAGCTGAGCCTGTTGCACCAAAG atgctgcagctgtgcGTCCTCTCTCCTGCCACCCTGGAGGTGATGCTGAACTCCTACACGTCCATCCCTGCCTGCGAGTGGATGGACTCTCTCCCCGCCGAGATCCGCGAG GAGCACCGGCCTTTCTTCGACTTGGTGCGTCGGCGGAGCGCCGGGCCTCGCTCCCTGCAGCATCTCTGCCGCTGCGCCGTACGCCTGCGCCTCGGAGGCCGATGTTTCCCGGCGGTCCGTGAACTCGACGTCCCCCGGTCCACGAGGGATTACCTGCTGCTGAGAAACGACGGGACTCTCCTGTGA
- the asb16 gene encoding ankyrin repeat and SOCS box protein 16 isoform X2: protein MSKDTFPFTPTSLRSLRLERELQDWEDARRALAHRRAMTRDPLPRAPRPPPRQQRLQQVRAPAPQARCRDTAVHNTFMCGDMKGVYAVLKDPAMVNALMETAQEEMAWAPEMGMWTLSSKMKQTSALRLAACGGRAGIVEELLFRGAEVNADPGGNTALHDACAGGHDACVQLLLSHGADPEVLAADGSAPLHLCTSAQSFQCAALLVDAGADVSVRMRESRLTPLHAVARRGLEEHVALFLAHGADVAATNQEGETPLNAACSAAERPSEAGRYLRVVQRLLSAGADPRTAGRKQHTPLHNACANCSPRIVEVLLQHGAEARVANCAGYTPMDCLIQVVEDYPGQQPEAVARSLLNHGAEPVAPKMLQLCVLSPATLEVMLNSYTSIPACEWMDSLPAEIREEHRPFFDLVRRRSAGPRSLQHLCRCAVRLRLGGRCFPAVRELDVPRSTRDYLLLRNDGTLL, encoded by the exons ATGTCAAAGGACACATTTCCTTTCACCCCCACCTCCCTGCGCTCCCTGAGACTGGAGCGGGAGCTTCAGGATTGGGAAGACGCCCGGCGAGCGTTGGCTCACAGGAGAGCGATGACCAGGGACCCGCTGCCCCGAGCGCCCAGGCCTCCTCCCAGGCAGCAGCGGCTCCAGCAGGTCCGGGCCCCTGCCCCCCAGGCCCGTTGCAGAGACACGGCGGTCCACAACACCTTCATGTGCGGGGACATGAAAGGAGTGTACGCGGTGCTGAAGGACCCCGCCATGGTCAACGCCCTGATGGAGACGGCGCAGGAGGAGATGGCGTGGGCCCCGGAGATGG GCATGTGGACGCTGAGCTCCAAGATGAAGCAGACTTCGGCGTTGCGCCTGGCGGCCTGCGGAGGACGCGCGGGGAtcgtggaggagctgctgtttcGCGGGGCCGAGGTGAACGCCGACCCCGGGGGAAACACGGCCCTGCACGACGCCTGCGCGGGCGGCCACGACGCCTGCGTCCAGCTGCTGCTTTCTCACGGGGCCGACCCCGAAGTGCTGGCAGCGGACGGCAGCGCCCCTCTCCACCTCTGCACCTCCGCCCAGTCGTTCCA GTGTGCCGCGTTGCTGGTAGACGCAGGCGCCGACGTCAGCGTGAGGATGAGGGAGTCGAGGCTCACGCCTCTGCACGCGGTGGCCCGCCGGGGCCTGGAGGAGCACGTGGCGCTCTTCCTCGCCCATGGAGCAGACGTGGCGGCCACAAATCAAGAGGGAGAGACCCCTCTGAACGCGGCGTGCTCCGCCGCCGAGAGGCCTTCCGAGGCCGGCCGCTACCTGCGCGTGGTCCAGAGGCTGCTGAGCGCGGGAGCCGACCCCAGAACTGCGGGCAGGAAGCAGCACACCCCTCTGCACAACGCCTGCGCAAACTGCAGCCCCCGGATCGTGGAGGTCCTGCTGCAGCACGGAGCCGAGGCACGTGTTGCCAACTGCGCGGGATACACGCCGATGGACTGTCTGATACAG GTGGTGGAAGATTACCCCGGCCAGCAGCCGGAAGCAGTAGCACGGTCACTTCTGAACCATGGAGCTGAGCCTGTTGCACCAAAG atgctgcagctgtgcGTCCTCTCTCCTGCCACCCTGGAGGTGATGCTGAACTCCTACACGTCCATCCCTGCCTGCGAGTGGATGGACTCTCTCCCCGCCGAGATCCGCGAG GAGCACCGGCCTTTCTTCGACTTGGTGCGTCGGCGGAGCGCCGGGCCTCGCTCCCTGCAGCATCTCTGCCGCTGCGCCGTACGCCTGCGCCTCGGAGGCCGATGTTTCCCGGCGGTCCGTGAACTCGACGTCCCCCGGTCCACGAGGGATTACCTGCTGCTGAGAAACGACGGGACTCTCCTGTGA
- the tmub2 gene encoding transmembrane and ubiquitin-like domain-containing protein 2: MAVCALTMLDGMAEEATAAGGVLLLVLALVFAWLSTHVADRGDHILGTILTVGAHASLIGLGGHDGYSAGSPGADSPEQQAPPPPQENKPDDGEPGPERGEGEAPGEATEGVRTDLLLDIQSKPPQVGRLHTSDDEEDEDEDEEEEEDEEELGVEDKKILKRIPVLSSIISPATDRSISVRLKYLNDTEEVAVVEPQDTVGVLKSKYFSGREHQIKLIYQGQLLQDPKKTLVSLNITQNSVIHCHVSQALHETTPEEGAQPGAGVSGGLRAAGVAISTSSLVVPVFVVILAVVWYFRINYRQFFTAPATISLVGVTVFFSFLIFGMHSR; encoded by the exons ATGGCAGTGTGTGCACTGACCATGCTGGACGGGATGGCGGAGGAGGCGACGGCGGCCGGCGGTGTGCTGCTCCTGGTCCTGGCTCTCGTCTTCGCTTGGCTCTCGACCCACGTGGCCGACCGCGGGGACCACATACTGGGCACCATCCTCACCGTGGGCGCTCACGCCTCCCTGATCGGACTCGGAGGCCACGACGGCTACAGCGCCGGCTCGCCCGGCGCCGACAGCCCGGAACAGCAGGCTCCCCCGCCTCCTCAGGAGAACAAGCCGGACGACGGCGAGCCGGGGCccgagaggggagagggggaggcgcCCGGGGAGGCAACCGAGGGTGTTAGGACTGATCTCCTGCTGGACATACAGAGCAAACCGCCACAGGTTGGAAGATTGCACACTTCagatgacgaggaggatgaggacgaggatgaagaagaggaggaggatgaggaggagctgggggTGGAAGATAAAAAGATTCTGAAGCGTATCCCTGTGTTGTCCAGCATCATCTCGCCCGCCACCGACCGCTCCATCTCCGTCCGTCTGAAGTATTTAAACGACACGGAGGAGGTAGCGGTCGTAGAGCCACAGGACACAGTGGGAGTACTGAAAAG TAAATACTTCTCAGGCCGGGAGCATCAGATCAAACTCATCTACCAAGGCCAGTTGCTGCAGGATCCCAAGAAGACGCTCGTCTCCCTGAACATCACGCAGAACAGCGTGATCCACTGCCACGTCTCCCAGGCCCTGCACGAGACCACGCCAGAGGAAGGGGCTCAGCCCGGCGCCGGGGTCTCGGGGGGGTTGAGGGCGGCCGGCGTGgccatcagcaccagcagcctGGTGGTGCCCGTGTTCGTGGTGATTCTGGCCGTGGTGTGGTACTTCCGCATCAACTACCGGCAGTTCTTCACCGCCCCGGCGACCATCTCGCTGGTGGGGGTCACTGTGTTCTTCAGCTTCCTGATATTCGGGATGCACAGCcgctga
- the atxn7l3a gene encoding ataxin-7-like protein 3 isoform X2, which yields MKMEDMPLSGPDNTRLEALVHDIYSELVEDACLGLCFEVHRAVKQGCFFLDETDQESMKEFEIVDQPGVDIFGQVYNQWKNKECECPNCKRLIAASRFAPHLEKCLGMGRNSSRIANRRLASNNNMSKSESDQEDNDDLNDNDWSYGAEKKAKKRKSDKNQNSPRRSKSLKHKNGELGSSVGSEPYKYNYNPGISYETLGPDEVRSLLTTQCGVISEHTKKMCTRPSLPDGDPVGESNIFDIPDGQTLMGRLQWEDSPDISPTDSASSKASTNHSDSRRPKKKKTPSLGLNSGGGGGGGGGSLSGGSSSSQSNISLPTKKKRPKLSAPSITSIYDDLN from the exons atgaaaatggagGATATGCCCCTGTCAGGCCCAGACAACACCAGGCtggag GCCTTGGTCCATGACATCTACTCTGAGCTGGTGGAAGATGCCTGTTTGGGCCTGTGTTTCGAGGTTCACCGTGCCGTGAAACAGGGCTGTTTCTTCTTGGATGAAACGGACCAAGAGAGCATGAAAGAGTTCG AAATTGTGGATCAGCCGGGCGTTGACATATTTGGCCAGGTGTACAATCAGTGGAAGAACAAAGAGTGCGAGTGCCCGAACTGCAAGAGACTGATCGCAGCCTCTCGCTTTGCCCCACACTTGGAGAAGTGTCTGGGCATGGGCCGCAACAGCAGTCGCATCGCCAACCGCAG GCTAGCCAGCAACAATAACATGAGCAAATCAGAGAGCGATCAGGAGGACAATGATGACCTCAATGATAACGACTGGTCGTACGGGGCGGAAAAAAAGG CCAAGAAAAGGAAGTCCGATAAG AATCAAAATTCCCCGAGAAGATCCAAGTCtctaaaacataaaaatg GTGAGCTCGGGAGCAGCGTCGGTTCGGAGCCTTACAAG taCAATTACAATCCCGGCATCAGTTATGAGACTTTAGGCCCCGATGAGGTCAGATCCCTTTTAACGACG CAATGCGGGGTGATCTCTGAGCACACAAAGAAGATGTGTACCAG GCCGTCCCTCCCCGATGGAGACCCTGTGGGGGAGAGCAACATCTTTGACATTCCAGATGGACAGACCCTGATGGGCCGCCTGCAATGGGAGGACTCCCCTGATATCTCACCCACTGACTCCGCCTCGTCCAAAGCCA GCACCAACCATTCCGATTCCAGGAGGcccaagaaaaagaagacaccCTCTCTTGGTTTGaacagtggaggaggaggaggaggaggaggagggagtctgtcgggaggcagcagcagctctcagAGTAATATCAGCTTaccaaccaaaaaaaagaggccCAAGCTGTCCGCGCCTTCCATCACCAGCATCTACGATGACTTAAACTAG
- the atxn7l3a gene encoding ataxin-7-like protein 3 isoform X1 — protein sequence MKMEDMPLSGPDNTRLEALVHDIYSELVEDACLGLCFEVHRAVKQGCFFLDETDQESMKEFEIVDQPGVDIFGQVYNQWKNKECECPNCKRLIAASRFAPHLEKCLGMGRNSSRIANRRLASNNNMSKSESDQEDNDDLNDNDWSYGAEKKAKKRKSDKNQNSPRRSKSLKHKNGELGSSVGSEPYKYNYNPGISYETLGPDEVRSLLTTQCGVISEHTKKMCTRSQRCPQHTDEQRRAVRVFLLGPSAPSLPDGDPVGESNIFDIPDGQTLMGRLQWEDSPDISPTDSASSKASTNHSDSRRPKKKKTPSLGLNSGGGGGGGGGSLSGGSSSSQSNISLPTKKKRPKLSAPSITSIYDDLN from the exons atgaaaatggagGATATGCCCCTGTCAGGCCCAGACAACACCAGGCtggag GCCTTGGTCCATGACATCTACTCTGAGCTGGTGGAAGATGCCTGTTTGGGCCTGTGTTTCGAGGTTCACCGTGCCGTGAAACAGGGCTGTTTCTTCTTGGATGAAACGGACCAAGAGAGCATGAAAGAGTTCG AAATTGTGGATCAGCCGGGCGTTGACATATTTGGCCAGGTGTACAATCAGTGGAAGAACAAAGAGTGCGAGTGCCCGAACTGCAAGAGACTGATCGCAGCCTCTCGCTTTGCCCCACACTTGGAGAAGTGTCTGGGCATGGGCCGCAACAGCAGTCGCATCGCCAACCGCAG GCTAGCCAGCAACAATAACATGAGCAAATCAGAGAGCGATCAGGAGGACAATGATGACCTCAATGATAACGACTGGTCGTACGGGGCGGAAAAAAAGG CCAAGAAAAGGAAGTCCGATAAG AATCAAAATTCCCCGAGAAGATCCAAGTCtctaaaacataaaaatg GTGAGCTCGGGAGCAGCGTCGGTTCGGAGCCTTACAAG taCAATTACAATCCCGGCATCAGTTATGAGACTTTAGGCCCCGATGAGGTCAGATCCCTTTTAACGACG CAATGCGGGGTGATCTCTGAGCACACAAAGAAGATGTGTACCAG GTCTCAGCGATGCCCCCAGCATACGGACGAGCAGAGGAGGGCCGTCAGGGTGTTCCTCCTGGGGCCGTCCGC GCCGTCCCTCCCCGATGGAGACCCTGTGGGGGAGAGCAACATCTTTGACATTCCAGATGGACAGACCCTGATGGGCCGCCTGCAATGGGAGGACTCCCCTGATATCTCACCCACTGACTCCGCCTCGTCCAAAGCCA GCACCAACCATTCCGATTCCAGGAGGcccaagaaaaagaagacaccCTCTCTTGGTTTGaacagtggaggaggaggaggaggaggaggagggagtctgtcgggaggcagcagcagctctcagAGTAATATCAGCTTaccaaccaaaaaaaagaggccCAAGCTGTCCGCGCCTTCCATCACCAGCATCTACGATGACTTAAACTAG